From the genome of Argentina anserina chromosome 4, drPotAnse1.1, whole genome shotgun sequence, one region includes:
- the LOC126791523 gene encoding protein FANTASTIC FOUR 3-like, which yields MATIVCQGLQSCLQEPQLVEPRTLRLKLSSPIPHHLFSATPLELGFKSFLSTESNHIKELSHEEKCHYDKPATKNSDLGGWNFFQSISNNSSQQQNPPTPVYNKYSSSATRLNQKSLEMCTENLGNETGTILIENNIFESKDTSLLVKRDQQKQSKSLGVKKSANVHNFPPPLTTISGSESLRVRPHREDGRLILKAVKAPLTHNCLQAERSNGRLRLCFSKDFFAPNFDSELQTATNEEDTEANSGEDYKNEGYENDRDEEKEEQEVGDIDKVVLGEQEGTVCLIEEFEENSLKVGGEEGADKFDQRPSRCKEGGEQEKKGRLLNFEPFSWVAT from the coding sequence ATGGCTACGATTGTTTGTCAAGGTTTACAGTCATGTCTACAGGAACCACAGCTTGTAGAACCCAGAACACTAAGGCTTAAACTCTCTTCACCGATACCCCACCATCTGTTTTCGGCAACACCCTTGGAGCTAGGCTTCAAATCATTTCTTTCAACAGAGTCCAACCACATAAAAGAGCTTAGTCATGAAGAGAAATGCCACTACGACAAACCTGCCACCAAGAACTCTGACTTGGGGGGCTGGAATTTCTTccaatctatctctaacaacaGCTCCCAACAACAAAACCCTCCAACCCCAGTTTACAATAAGTACTCGTCATCGGCTACTAGGCTGAACCAGAAGAGCTTGGAGATGTGCACTGAAAACTTGGGCAATGAGACCGGCACCATCTTGATCGAAAACAACATTTTCGAGTCAAAAGACACGAGTTTGTTGGTGAAGAGGGATCAGCAGAAGCAGAGTAAAAGCTTGGGAGTCAAGAAATCTGCTAATGTCCATAACTTTCCTCCTCCACTGACCACGATAAGCGGCTCAGAGTCTCTACGTGTCCGACCCCATAGGGAAGACGGTCGGCTCATACTGAAGGCCGTCAAGGCCCCATTGACACATAATTGTCTCCAAGCTGAGAGGAGCAACGGCCGCCTTCGATTATGCTTTTCGAAAGATTTCTTTGCTCCTAACTTTGACTCAGAGCTACAAACCGCAACCAATGAAGAAGACACTGAAGCAAACAGTGGTGAGGATTATAAAAATGAAGGATACGAAAATGATAGGGATGAGgagaaagaagaacaagaagtgGGGGACATTGACAAAGTAGTTTTGGGAGAACAAGAAGGTACAGTGTGTTTGATTGAGGAGTTTGAAGAAAATAGTTTGAAAGTTGGGGGTGAAGAGGGAGCTGACAAGTTTGATCAGAGGCCAAGCAGATGCAAAGAAGGTGGTGAGCAAGAGAAGAAAGGACGACTATTAAACTTTGAGCCTTTTAGTTGGGTGGCTACTTGA